From a region of the Cucumis sativus cultivar 9930 chromosome 6, Cucumber_9930_V3, whole genome shotgun sequence genome:
- the LOC101214304 gene encoding 60S ribosomal protein L3 — MSHRKFEHPRHGSLGFLPRKRAARHRGKVKAFPKDDATKPCRLTAFLGYKAGMTHIVREVEKPGSKLHKKETCEPVTIIETPPMVIVGVVGYVKTPRGLRTLGTVWAQHLSEEVRRRFYKNWCKSKKKAFAKYSKQYETDEGKKTIQEKLEKLKKYASVIRVLAHTQITKMKGLKQKKAHLMEIQVNGGSIAQKVDYAYGFFEKQVPVEAVFQKDEMIDLIGVTKGKGYEGVVTRWGVTRLPRKTHRGLRKVACIGAWHPARVSFTVARAGQNGYHHRTEMNKKVYKIGKTGQESHTAITEFDRTEKDITPMGGFPHYGIVKSDYLMIKGGCVGPKKRVITLRQSLLKQTSRVALEEIKLKFIDTSSKFGHGRFQTTQEKQKFFGRLKA; from the exons atgTCTCACAGGAAATTTGAGCACCCAAGGCACGGGTCCCTTGGATTTCTTCCAAGGAAACGAGCAGCTCGTCACCGTGGAAaag TGAAGGCTTTTCCTAAGGATGACGCAACCAAGCCTTGCAGGTTGACTGCCTTTTTGGGTTACAAGGCTGGAATGACCCACATTGTCAGGGAGGTTGAGAAGCCAGGATCTA AACTTCACAAGAAGGAGACATGTGAGCCTGTGACAATCATTGAGACCCCACCAATGGTGATTGTTGGTGTTGTTGGATATGTAAAGACCCCACGTGGCCTCCGTACTTTGGGCACTGTATGGGCTCAGCATTTGAGTGAGGAAGTTAGGAGGAGGTTCTATAAGAACTGGTGCAAATCAAAGAAGAAGGCTTTCGCTAAGTACTCTAAACAATATGAAACTGATGAGGGAAAGAAGACCATCCAGGAGAAGCTTGAGAAGCTGAAGAAATATGCATCTGTGATCCGTGTTTTGGCTCATACTCAG ATCACCAAGATGAAGGGATTGAAGCAAAAGAAAGCACACCTGATGGAGATCCAGGTCAATGGTGGTTCAATTGCTCAGAAGGTGGACTATGCCTACGGTTTCTTTGAGAAGCAAGTTCCAGTAGAAGCTGTTTTCCAGAAAGATGAGATGATTGACCTTATTGGTGTGACCAAGGGTAAAGGTTATGAAGGTGTTGTCACTCGTTGGGGTGTTACACGTCTCCCTCGTAAGACTCACAGGGGTCTTAGGAAGGTGGCTTGTATTGGTGCATGGCATCCTGCTAGAGTGTCATTCACTGTTGCCAGGGCTGGTCAGAACGGTTACCATCACCGAACTGAAATGAACAAAAAGGTCTACAAAATTGGAAAGACGGGGCAGGAATCGCACACTGCTATTACTGAATTCGACAG GACTGAGAAGGACATTACTCCCATGGGTGGTTTCCCTCACTACGGTATCGTGAAGAGTGACTACTTGATGATTAAGGGAGGTTGTGTTGGACCCAAGAAGAGGGTCATCACCCTTCGTCAGTCTCTTCTCAAACAAACTTCTCGTGTGGCTCTTGAGGAGATCAAACTTAAGTTCATCGATACATCCTCCAAGTTTGGCCATGGACGCTTCCAGACAACACAGGAGAAACAGAAGTTCTTTGGTCGCCTCAAGGCTTAG
- the LOC101214544 gene encoding pentatricopeptide repeat-containing protein At4g01400, mitochondrial, producing MWQHLLRPCNYRTIETVAAAHVARKSPLLRNLISSSSSLYQPHLNVHNESKFLITNVKHEQCEDQPDFSIGSPCRVQKLIASQSDPLLAKEIFDYACRQPHFRPSSSSLLVLILKLGRSKYFSLIDDLLLSFKSRRYPVTPTAFSYIIKIYGEADLPDKALKVFYTMIDFGCTPSSKQLNRILEILVSHRNFIRPAFDLFKNARHHGVLPNTKSYNILIRAFCWNGNISIAYTLFNKMFERNVIPDVETYRTLMQGLCRKNQVNGAVDLLEDMLNKGYIPDTLSYATLLNSLCRKKKLREAYKLLCRMKVKGCNPDIAHYNTVIMGFCREGRALDACKILEDMQSNGCLPNLVSYESLTNGLCDQGMFELAKGYVEEMTLKGFYPHFSVIHALVKGFHSIGRIHESCSVLEDMLKRGKAPHSDTWEIIISGICEVEDTAKFCEVWEKILKKDVRRDTRIVEAGTGLGEYLIRKLQASISRRI from the coding sequence ATGTGGCAACACCTTCTTCGGCCCTGTAATTATAGGACTATTGAGACTGTTGCTGCTGCTCATGTTGCCCGCAAATCCCCATTGCTTCGTAATTTAATCTCCTCCTCATCCTCTCTTTACCAACCACACTTAAATGTGCAcaatgaatcaaaatttttgaTAACCAATGTAAAACATGAGCAGTGTGAAGATCAACCAGATTTCTCAATTGGGTCTCCATGTAGGGTACAGAAACTCATTGCATCCCAATCTGATCCTCTTCTTGCCAAGGAAATTTTCGACTATGCTTGTCGTCAACCCCATTTTCGACCATCATCTTCCTCTCTCCTCGTTCTTATCCTCAAGCTAGGCCGTTCCAAATACTTCTCTCTGATTGATGATCTTCTTCTTAGCTTCAAGTCTAGACGTTACCCTGTCACTCCAACAGCCTTCTCCTACATAATCAAAATCTATGGTGAAGCTGATTTACCAGATAAAGCTCTTAAAGTCTTTTATACTATGATCGACTTTGGGTGTACGCCTTCTTCCAAACAATTGAACCGCATACTGGAAATTTTGGTTTCTCATCGTAACTTCATTCGACCAGCTTTTGATCTTTTCAAGAATGCCCGTCATCATGGAGTGTTGCCCAACACCAAATCTTATAACATTCTTATTCGTGCATTCTGTTGGAATGGAAATATTAGTATTGCCTACACACTGTTCAACAAGATGTTCGAACGAAATGTCATTCCAGATGTCGAGACGTATCGGACATTAATGCAGGGTCTTTGCAGGAAGAATCAAGTGAATGGTGCTGTTGACTTGCTTGAAGATATGTTGAACAAAGGATACATTCCAGACACATTGAGCTATGCCACTTTGTTAAATAGTTTATGTAGGAAGAAAAAGCTAAGGGAAGCTTATAAACTTCTCTGTAGAATGAAGGTTAAAGGTTGCAATCCTGATATTGCTCATTACAATACAGTTATAATGGGATTTTGCAGAGAAGGGCGTGCTCTTGATGCTTGTAAGATTCTGGAGGATATGCAGTCAAATGGTTGTTTGCCTAATTTAGTATCCTACGAGAGTTTGACTAATGGATTATGTGATCAAGGAATGTTTGAATTGGCAAAGGGTTATGTTGAGGAGATGACATTAAAGGGTTTTTACCCACATTTCTCTGTCATTCATGCTTTGGTTAAGGGTTTCCATAGCATTGGCAGAATCCACGAGTCGTGTAGTGTTCTTGAAGACATGCTAAAGCGTGGGAAAGCCCCTCATTCCGATACTTGGGAGATTATTATATCTGGGATTTGTGAAGTTGAGGACACTGCCAAATTTTGTGAAGTTTGGGagaagattttgaagaaagatGTAAGAAGAGACACTAGAATAGTTGAAGCAGGCACTGGTTTGGGTGAGTATTTAATTAGGAAGCTACAAGCTTCCATATCACGAAGGATTTGA